A region of Centropristis striata isolate RG_2023a ecotype Rhode Island chromosome 17, C.striata_1.0, whole genome shotgun sequence DNA encodes the following proteins:
- the LOC131990153 gene encoding profilin-1-like, which yields MFAVKLRGQWQQLHLAPPPHPVTLSGRERPHYKTLCFLLLPSLTALTAQTHLYRIMSSSWDAYVQKLLTEKSITDAAIVGFAPGTESVWASTPSLACITPDEIKKLCGDSSAMLECGPKVAGKKCMMLRDDRKDPRLYCMQLKMSQKDGGYSICVGVTNTVLVNAASCPAGQPRSHQLLQDQHLNEHLWRKITALVIAVGGEGVGGGQMTDHVFTQVDFLRTKGF from the exons ATGTTTGCTGTGAAGCTGAGGGGGCAGTGGCAGCAGCTCCACCTGGCTCCGCCCCCTCACCCGGTCACCCTGTCAG GCAGGGAGCGCCCTCACTATAAAACACTCTGCTTCCTCCTTCTGCCCTCACTCACTGCTCTCACTGCTCAGACTCACCTGTACAG GATCATGAGTTCTTCTTGGGATGCGTACGTGCAGAAGTTGTTGACAGAAAAGAGTATCACTGACGCCGCCATCGTGGGGTTCGCTCCTGGTACAGAAAGTGTTTGGGCCTCCACGCCGAGCCTTGCCTGCATcacg ccaGATGAAATCAAGAAGCTGTGCGGTGACTCGAGTGCGATGCTTGAATGTGGCCCGAAGGTCGCAGGGAAGAAGTGCATGATGCTCCGAGACGACAGAAAGGACCCTAGACTGTACTGCATGCAGCTCAAGATGTCCCAAAAGGATGGAGGGTACTCCATCTGCGTCGGCGTGACCAATACAG TCCTAGTTAATGCTGCTTCTTGCCCAGCTGGGCAACCCCGCTCCCACCAGCTTCTCCAGGACCAACACTTAAATGAACATCTCTGGCGAAAGATCACAG CACTGGTGATAGCTGTGGGTGGAGAAGGTGTGGGTGGAGGTCAGATGACTGACCACGTCTTTACTCAGGTTGACTTCCTGCGGACCAAAGGATTTTAA
- the LOC131989171 gene encoding profilin-1-like: MSSSWDAYVQSLVAEKSITDAAIVGATPGSESVWASTPSLACITPDEIKKLCGDSSAMLECGPKVAGKKCMMLRDNRKDEAQFCLQLKMSTKDGGFSICVGVAKTALVIAVGGEGVGGGQMTNHVYSVVDHLRKSGY, encoded by the exons ATGAGTTCTTCTTGGGATGCGTACGTGCAGTCTTTGGTGGCAGAAAAGAGTATCACTGACGCCGCCATCGTGGGGGCCACTCCTGGTTCAGAAAGTGTTTGGGCCTCCACGCCGAGCCTTGCCTGCATcacg ccaGATGAAATCAAGAAGCTGTGCGGTGACTCGAGTGCGATGCTTGAATGTGGCCCGAAGGTCGCAGGGAAGAAGTGCATGATGCTCCGAGACAACAGAAAGGACGAGGCACAGTTCTGCCTGCAGCTCAAGATGTCCACAAAGGACGGAGGGTTCTCCATCTGCGTCGGCGTGGCCAAGACAG CACTGGTGATAGCTGTGGGTGGAGAAGGTGTGGGTGGAGGTCAGATGACTAACCACGTCTATAGTGTGGTTGACCACCTGCGGAAAAGCGGATATTAA